One genomic region from Vitis riparia cultivar Riparia Gloire de Montpellier isolate 1030 chromosome 17, EGFV_Vit.rip_1.0, whole genome shotgun sequence encodes:
- the LOC117904539 gene encoding dolichyl-diphosphooligosaccharide--protein glycosyltransferase subunit STT3B: MVGKMEAVNGVKSGSNSTASTFQSAFFKPDLSLKSLKLKTKQQELLIRVSILTLVYILAFITRLFSVLRYESMIHEFDPYFNYRTTVFLTEKGFYEFWNWFDSESWYPLGRIIGGTLYPGLMVTAALIYSIIRFLRFAVHIREVCVLTAPFFASNTTIVAYFFGKELWDSGAGLVAAALIAICPGYISRSVAGSYDNEGVAIFALLLTFYLFVKAVNTGSLAWALASAFGYFYMVSAWGGYVFIINLIPLYAMVLLITGRYSMRLYVAYNCMYILGMLLAMQIRFVGFQHVQSGEHMAAMGVFFLMQVFYFLDWVKHLLSDTKLFQAFLRITVTCAVGVGAIALGVGTASGYISPWTGRFYSLLDPTYAKDHIPIIASVSEHQPTAWSSFMFDFHILLFLFPAGLYFCFKRLSDATIFIVMYGLTSMYFAGVMVRLILVATPAVCLISAIAVSATIKNLTQLVRTKSKVAHTGSTKGTTSGKASSKASLDQSLPFQRNGAIALLIGAFYLLCKYATHCTWVTSEAYSSPSIVLAARGAYGNRVIFDDYREAYFWLRQNTPPDAKVMSWWDYGYQITAMGNRTVIVDNNTWNNTHIATVGRAMSSYEDEAYEIMRSLDVDYVLVVFGGVTGYSSDDINKFLWMVRIGGGVFPVIKEPDYLVNGEYRVDKGAAPKMLNCLMYKLSYYRFGELQTEYGKPPGYDRARGVEIGNKDIKLEYLEEAFTTSNWIVRIYKVKPPNNRW, encoded by the exons ATGGTGGGCAAAATGGAGGCCGTCAACGGCGTCAAATCTGGATCGAATTCAACCGCATCAACCTTCCAATCCGCCTTCTTCAAGCCAGATCTCTCCCTCAAATCCCTGAAGCTCAAGACCAAGCAGCAGGAGCTCCTGATCCGGGTCTCCATCCTCACTCTCGTCTACATCCTCGCCTTCATCACCAGGCTCTTCAGTGTCCTCCGCTACGAGAGCATGATCCACGAGTTCGATCCCTACTTCAATTACCGAACCACTGTTTTTTTGACCGAGAAGGGATTCTACGAGTTCTGGAATTGGTTCGACTCCGAGAGCTGGTACCCTCTCGGTCGAATCATCGGCGGCACGCTCTATCCTGGACTGATGGTCACAGCAGCACTGATCTACTCAATTATTCGATTTCTCCGGTTCGCGGTCCATATCCGTGAAGTTTGCGTGCTAACTGCTCCGTTTTTCGCATCAAACACCACCATTGTCGCGTATTTCTTTGGGAAAGAGCTTTGGGACTCGGGCGCAGGCCTGGTTGCAGCGGCATTGATCGCCATTTGCCCTGGTTACATCTCGAGATCGGTGGCGGGGTCTTATGACAACGAGGGAGTGGCGATTTTTGCTTTGTTATTGACATTTTACTTGTTTGTTAAGGCGGTCAACACGGGTTCGCTTGCTTGGGCCCTGGCTTCGGCTTTTGGATACTTCTACATGGTTTCGGCTTGGGGTGGTTATGTGTTTATTATCAATTTGATTCCGCTTTATGCCATGGTGCTTTTGATTACGGGCAGGTATTCGATGAGGTTGTATGTGGCGTATAACTGCATGTATATATTGGGAATGCTTCTTGCTATGCAGATTCGATTTGTGGGCTTTCAGCATGTGCAGTCTGGGGAGCATATGGCTGCGATGGGTGTGTTTTTCTTGATGCAG GTATTTTACTTCTTAGATTGGGTTAAGCACCTGCTAAGTGATACAAAATTGTTTCAAGCCTTCCTGAGGATTACTGTGACATGTGCAGTTGGTGTTGGTGCCATTGCACTGGGAGTTGGTACTGCATCTGGGTATATCTCTCCATGGACAGGTCGATTTTACTCTTTGCTCGATCCAACATATGCAAAGGATCACATCCCAATAATTGCATCTGTATCTGAGCATCAGCCAACAGCTTGGTCATCGttcatgtttgattttcatATCCTACTTTTCTTATTCCCTGCGGGGCTGTATTTCTGCTTCAAGCGGTTATCTGATGCCACAATATTCATAGTTATGTATGGTCTCACAAGCATGTATTTTGCTGGTGTCATGGTTCGGTTGATTCTTGTTGCTACACCTGCAGTGTGCCTTATCAGTGCCATTGCAGTTTCTGCCACTATAAAGAATTTGACTCAGTTGGTAAGGACAAAGAGCAAGGTTGCTCATACTGGTTCTACCAAAGGTACCACTAGCGGAAAGGCGTCTTCTAAG GCTTCACTTGATCAATCTCTGCCTTTCCAAAGAAATGGAGCCATTGCACTGCTCATTGGTGCTTTTTATCTGCTCTGTAAATATGCTACCCACTGTACCTGGGTTACATCAGAGGCATACTCATCTCCATCAATTGTCTTGGCTGCAAGGGGTGCCTATGGCAACAGGGTCATCTTTGATGATTATCGTGAAGCGTACTTTTGGCTTCGGCAGAATACTCCTCCAGATGCCAAGGTGATGTCCTGGTGGGATTATGGGTACCAGATCACAGCCATGGGAAACAGAACTGTTATTGTTGACAACAACACCTGGAACAACACACACATCGCTACTGTTGGACGTGCAATGTCATCTTATGAAGATGAAGCATATGAGATAATGAGATCACTTGATGTGGATTATGTACTAGTTGTCTTTGGAGGTGTTACGGGTTATTCTTCTGATGATATTAACAA ATTTTTGTGGATGGTGAGGATTGGTGGTGGAGTTTTCCCTGTTATCAAGGAACCTGATTATCTTGTTAATGGCGAGTATCGTGTTGACAAAGGTGCTGCACCAAAGATGTTGAATTGTCTCAT